From Brevibacillus marinus, a single genomic window includes:
- a CDS encoding O-antigen ligase family protein codes for MYNWKIVLPALLLVAFGIVQGNVQIAMELTLYAAFYVAGLYKKEYALYLLALSFPFLTYRPLMFFLLVLIFLLLLNGVDMQRVKQVLTSKVFVAAALFILAVGITAVTSVNLRESLTQYVLYYIPSLLLLVVIMLLIDSRQVLYRFLLCFIISGALISVYGLAQYFLLDSMPSKWVDRETNPLLDKRVYATFGNPNIFSQFLLLVLPLSFVLIYYVRDFRQKCLVAVLFGLTALALLLTFSRGAWIAAALAFVLILLKLDRKLILTGMVLLVVAVLFDLIPDVIKQRVASIADPFEDTSGQWRLQAWLSALAIIRDYWLTGIGMDTTTFNRVYVDYQMPEVNVFHFHNIWIQSFVTGGILGIGTLLFLYYRLIKESFKAAVNRLQTRLSIWGTGLFASLCGIGVAGMTEDVFRDYRVMMAFWLVAAVIGVLEIILRQECRKNEAA; via the coding sequence ATGTACAACTGGAAGATCGTTTTGCCCGCCCTGCTGTTGGTCGCCTTTGGCATCGTTCAGGGTAACGTGCAGATCGCCATGGAACTCACCCTGTACGCCGCTTTTTATGTGGCGGGGTTATACAAAAAGGAATACGCGCTGTACCTGCTCGCCCTTTCGTTTCCTTTCCTGACCTATCGGCCGCTGATGTTCTTTTTGCTCGTGCTGATTTTTCTCTTGCTCTTGAATGGCGTGGACATGCAGCGGGTGAAGCAGGTGTTGACCAGCAAAGTGTTTGTTGCGGCGGCCCTCTTTATCCTGGCGGTTGGCATCACCGCGGTCACGTCGGTCAATCTGCGGGAAAGCCTCACGCAGTACGTACTGTACTACATCCCCAGCCTGCTGCTGCTGGTGGTCATCATGCTGTTGATCGACTCGCGGCAGGTGCTCTATCGTTTTCTGCTCTGTTTCATCATCTCCGGCGCGCTCATTTCCGTGTACGGACTGGCCCAGTACTTCCTGCTGGATTCGATGCCGAGCAAGTGGGTCGACCGCGAGACCAATCCGCTGCTGGACAAGCGGGTCTACGCGACGTTCGGCAACCCCAACATCTTTTCGCAGTTCTTGCTGCTGGTCCTGCCGCTCAGCTTTGTGCTGATCTACTACGTGCGGGACTTCCGGCAGAAATGTCTGGTCGCTGTCCTGTTTGGCCTGACCGCGCTCGCGCTGCTGCTGACCTTTTCCCGCGGGGCCTGGATTGCCGCGGCGCTGGCGTTTGTGCTGATCCTCCTGAAGCTTGACCGCAAGCTGATCCTGACCGGAATGGTTCTGTTGGTCGTCGCCGTCCTGTTTGACCTGATTCCGGATGTGATCAAACAGCGGGTCGCCTCGATCGCTGACCCGTTTGAAGACACCTCCGGCCAGTGGCGGCTGCAGGCGTGGTTGTCCGCCCTGGCGATTATCCGCGACTATTGGCTCACCGGAATCGGCATGGATACGACCACCTTCAACCGGGTTTACGTCGACTACCAGATGCCGGAAGTGAACGTCTTCCACTTTCACAACATTTGGATCCAGTCGTTTGTGACCGGCGGGATCTTGGGCATCGGCACGCTGCTTTTCCTGTACTATCGGCTGATCAAGGAGAGCTTCAAGGCCGCGGTCAACCGGCTGCAAACACGTCTTTCCATCTGGGGAACCGGGCTGTTCGCCAGTTTGTGCGGGATTGGCGTGGCCGGGATGACGGAAGACGTGTTCCGCGACTATCGGGTGATGATGGCCTTTTGGCTGGTCGCTGCCGTCATCGGCGTGCTGGAAATCATTCTGCGCCAGGAGTGTCGAAAGAATGAAGCAGCGTAA
- a CDS encoding DUF4330 family protein — protein MQRAIRIRPGRLVLVFLLVIVLGWLTGEKLAIRSQLGEGPRPTLITVSAEGVQKFIADAVLVGDQVFKKNDQNQLFGKIVAVQVKPAKMTAVDQATGETKLGTAPEHYDVFVTIEATTSRSPFGNVLINNGVVELNQYLPLWTNHASLKTRVIAIEDKKAGDDQ, from the coding sequence ATGCAAAGAGCGATCCGCATCCGGCCGGGCCGGTTGGTTCTGGTGTTTCTGCTCGTCATCGTCCTCGGCTGGTTGACCGGGGAGAAGCTGGCGATCCGCTCGCAGCTGGGGGAAGGGCCCCGGCCCACCCTGATCACCGTCTCGGCGGAAGGGGTGCAAAAGTTTATCGCTGACGCCGTGCTCGTCGGCGATCAGGTGTTTAAGAAAAATGACCAAAACCAATTGTTCGGCAAAATCGTCGCGGTCCAGGTCAAACCGGCCAAGATGACCGCCGTTGACCAGGCGACCGGGGAGACCAAGCTCGGGACGGCACCGGAGCACTACGACGTGTTTGTCACGATTGAAGCAACCACCTCCCGTTCGCCATTCGGCAACGTCCTGATCAACAACGGTGTCGTCGAACTGAACCAATACCTTCCCCTGTGGACGAATCACGCTTCGCTCAAGACGCGGGTCATTGCCATTGAGGACAAGAAAGCGGGGGACGACCAATGA
- a CDS encoding DUF4330 domain-containing protein — protein sequence MRLIDNQGRLFGKINLIDCLLILVVLAAVAFGVYKMTQGEVVINAPEKNVTVQFYGNALYPFVIENIKEGDTIRSLDTNDVIGKIVKIEVGDAINLVSTADGRTVVSKIPDKYSVYITVEGKASLVNNIPHAGNTPLLAGHELKIKGTSFTMFSVISKVQQQ from the coding sequence ATGCGCCTGATTGACAACCAAGGTCGACTCTTCGGAAAAATTAACCTGATTGATTGTCTGCTGATTCTTGTTGTCTTGGCGGCGGTAGCATTCGGCGTCTACAAAATGACGCAGGGGGAAGTCGTGATCAATGCTCCGGAAAAGAACGTAACGGTGCAATTCTACGGCAATGCGCTGTATCCGTTCGTGATTGAAAATATCAAAGAAGGCGACACGATTCGCTCACTCGACACCAACGACGTGATCGGCAAAATCGTGAAAATCGAAGTGGGGGATGCCATCAATCTCGTTTCTACCGCTGACGGTCGCACGGTCGTCAGCAAGATTCCCGACAAGTACAGCGTCTACATCACCGTGGAGGGCAAGGCCAGCCTGGTGAACAACATCCCCCATGCCGGCAATACGCCGCTGTTGGCCGGACATGAGCTGAAGATCAAAGGGACAAGCTTTACGATGTTTAGCGTCATCTCCAAGGTGCAACAACAGTAA
- a CDS encoding DUF3298 and DUF4163 domain-containing protein — MRYNGLVANISERVIKLARPPITFRYPLIGGLPDQAAEQRINSAIRQLVFGMLHRQREPGLVYLNGSYLIAVNRRGVLSVVFDSDSYAGGAHGMQYKRSLTFSLRSGRIEQLADLFLPGSDWRRRIDAFIRRQIAAQNIPLIAPFHGIGSDQPFYLTPHALVVYFQLYEYTPYAYGFPLFAMPFSLFRDIVKPGGAIARLLRG, encoded by the coding sequence TTGCGGTACAACGGACTTGTTGCGAACATCAGCGAGCGGGTGATCAAGCTCGCCAGGCCGCCGATCACCTTTCGCTATCCCTTGATCGGCGGATTGCCCGACCAAGCCGCGGAACAGCGGATCAACAGCGCGATCCGGCAGCTGGTGTTCGGCATGCTGCACAGGCAGCGCGAGCCGGGGCTTGTCTACCTCAACGGCAGCTACCTGATTGCGGTAAACCGGCGCGGCGTGCTCAGTGTGGTCTTCGACAGCGACAGCTACGCCGGCGGTGCCCACGGCATGCAGTACAAACGCTCGCTCACGTTCAGCCTCCGCAGCGGACGGATCGAGCAGCTGGCGGATCTGTTCCTGCCCGGAAGCGACTGGCGCCGGCGCATCGACGCGTTTATCAGGCGCCAGATCGCCGCGCAAAACATTCCGCTGATCGCGCCGTTTCACGGCATTGGCAGCGATCAGCCGTTCTACCTGACGCCGCACGCGCTGGTCGTCTATTTCCAGCTCTACGAGTACACGCCGTACGCTTACGGCTTCCCGCTGTTCGCCATGCCTTTTTCGCTGTTCCGGGACATCGTCAAGCCGGGGGGAGCGATTGCCAGACTGCTGCGGGGGTAA
- a CDS encoding glycosyltransferase family 4 protein produces MSGSKNVLIIAYAFPPIGGGGVPRPLKMAKYLGEFGWNVHVLTVEPRYHATLDHSLLAEVPETVTIHRAKELPLLPKPAQAQPAGERLRAAGPPPLSVRLKQRVVAVLKKAKPYLLIPDENILWYPAAVRLGREIMRRERIDVIFSTSGPATDHLIALNLAESFPCKWIVDFRDPWTQNMHRSGIAWRERLEERLEARVIRRADAVTTVTAQFAENFREKYGAAIKRLELIYNGFDRADFAGLEPLPRDEGKFRAVYAGIFYQKRNPRLLLEAVKELIDEGLIRREEIQLSFAGVFDYPGYSENADCVERLGLSDVVEVLGNLPHKEALRLMKSADVLLLVSDVSPDAGAYIPGKLYEYMGVGKPILALNMPGEAAEIIRRFRLGRVANPTDKAAIKAAYRELYEAWRAKRQAAGGSTAENPSADDFAERVKPYERREQARQLARLMDELISEA; encoded by the coding sequence ATGAGTGGAAGCAAAAACGTGCTGATCATTGCCTACGCTTTTCCGCCAATCGGCGGCGGCGGGGTGCCGCGGCCGCTGAAAATGGCCAAATATTTGGGGGAGTTCGGCTGGAACGTCCATGTCTTGACGGTCGAGCCCCGCTACCACGCGACACTGGATCACTCTCTGTTGGCGGAAGTGCCCGAGACGGTGACGATTCACCGGGCGAAAGAACTGCCGCTGCTGCCCAAGCCGGCGCAGGCCCAGCCGGCGGGCGAACGGCTGCGCGCTGCCGGTCCGCCGCCGCTGTCGGTGCGGCTCAAGCAGCGGGTGGTCGCGGTTTTGAAAAAGGCGAAGCCCTACCTGTTGATCCCCGATGAGAACATTCTCTGGTACCCGGCGGCGGTGCGGCTGGGGCGGGAGATCATGCGCAGGGAGCGGATCGACGTGATCTTTTCCACCTCCGGTCCGGCAACCGACCACTTGATCGCGCTGAACCTGGCGGAATCGTTTCCCTGCAAATGGATTGTCGACTTCCGCGACCCCTGGACACAGAACATGCACCGCTCCGGGATCGCCTGGCGCGAGCGTCTGGAGGAGCGGCTGGAGGCGCGGGTGATCCGGCGGGCTGATGCGGTGACGACGGTGACGGCCCAATTCGCGGAGAACTTTCGCGAGAAGTACGGGGCGGCGATCAAGCGGCTGGAATTGATCTACAACGGGTTCGACCGGGCCGACTTCGCCGGGCTGGAGCCGCTCCCGCGAGACGAGGGGAAGTTTCGCGCCGTGTACGCCGGCATCTTTTACCAGAAGCGAAACCCCCGACTGCTGCTGGAAGCGGTGAAAGAGCTGATCGACGAGGGGCTGATCCGGCGCGAGGAGATCCAGCTCAGCTTCGCCGGGGTGTTTGATTATCCCGGTTATTCGGAAAACGCCGACTGCGTCGAGCGCCTCGGCTTATCCGACGTCGTGGAAGTGCTCGGCAATCTGCCGCATAAAGAAGCGCTGCGCCTGATGAAAAGTGCCGATGTGCTCTTGTTGGTGAGCGACGTCTCGCCGGATGCCGGGGCGTACATCCCGGGCAAGCTGTACGAGTACATGGGCGTGGGCAAGCCGATCCTCGCGCTGAACATGCCGGGCGAAGCGGCAGAGATCATCCGCCGCTTCCGCTTGGGGCGGGTGGCCAATCCGACGGACAAGGCGGCGATCAAGGCGGCCTATCGCGAGCTGTACGAAGCGTGGCGGGCGAAGCGGCAGGCGGCGGGCGGCTCCACGGCCGAAAACCCGTCGGCGGACGACTTCGCCGAGCGGGTGAAGCCGTACGAACGCAGGGAACAGGCCCGCCAGCTCGCCCGCTTGATGGACGAGCTGATCAGCGAAGCGTAG
- a CDS encoding glycosyltransferase, giving the protein MNNKTRVLHVIGGGEFGGAEQHILNLLATFPKGEIDSQVVCFYDSVFAGKLREAGIPVIALSQYGRFDPRLLSGLSRVIRDYRPDIVHSHGVKANFFARLAAFRKVPAVLTTVHSYLRYDYVHPLAYLVVSILEKGTRPLNDHYIAVSAAIRNILHKEGIQAEKISLIYNGIEIAPFRRTEQRPADRARLAAEWGLPADAFVYGTVARFVPVKGLRYMVEAFAEVAKRPAPSPCYLVMIGDGPERKQLEETAQRLGVGGQVVFTGFRSDIPACLHAFDAFVMSSLHEGLAYTILEAVASEVPVVATAVGGIQEFFDEATGLLVPPASVSQLAQAMQRIKEDPALRERLAQAAFRKLQQSFTIEQMAAQTIKLYQSLAANGNRPDRSVKR; this is encoded by the coding sequence ATGAACAACAAAACGCGCGTCCTCCACGTGATTGGCGGAGGCGAATTTGGCGGAGCCGAACAGCATATTCTCAACCTGCTTGCAACCTTCCCCAAAGGCGAAATCGACAGCCAGGTTGTCTGTTTCTACGATTCCGTCTTTGCCGGCAAACTGCGCGAAGCGGGGATTCCCGTGATTGCGCTCAGCCAGTACGGACGTTTTGATCCGCGGCTGTTGTCCGGGCTGTCCCGGGTGATTCGCGACTACCGACCGGATATCGTCCATTCCCATGGGGTAAAAGCCAACTTTTTCGCGCGGCTTGCCGCCTTTCGCAAGGTTCCGGCTGTGCTCACCACGGTGCACAGCTATTTGCGCTACGATTACGTCCATCCGCTCGCCTACCTGGTCGTTTCCATCCTGGAAAAGGGGACCCGTCCGCTTAACGATCACTATATCGCGGTTAGCGCCGCGATTCGGAACATTTTACATAAAGAAGGAATTCAAGCCGAGAAGATCAGCCTGATCTACAACGGGATCGAGATCGCCCCGTTTCGCCGCACCGAGCAGCGGCCGGCCGATCGTGCCCGGCTCGCGGCGGAATGGGGGCTGCCCGCCGACGCTTTTGTCTACGGCACCGTAGCCCGCTTTGTCCCGGTTAAAGGGCTGCGCTACATGGTTGAAGCGTTCGCGGAAGTGGCCAAGCGGCCTGCGCCCTCCCCCTGCTATCTGGTGATGATCGGAGACGGGCCGGAGCGCAAACAGCTGGAAGAGACGGCCCAGCGATTGGGTGTTGGCGGTCAGGTCGTCTTTACCGGATTCCGCAGCGACATCCCTGCCTGTCTGCACGCCTTTGACGCGTTTGTGATGTCCTCGCTGCACGAGGGGTTGGCCTACACGATACTGGAAGCGGTCGCCTCGGAAGTGCCCGTCGTCGCCACGGCGGTAGGCGGAATCCAGGAATTTTTTGATGAAGCGACCGGTCTGTTGGTCCCGCCCGCGTCGGTCAGCCAACTGGCCCAGGCGATGCAGCGGATCAAAGAAGATCCCGCGCTGCGGGAACGCCTGGCCCAAGCAGCGTTTCGCAAACTGCAGCAGTCGTTTACGATTGAACAAATGGCTGCGCAGACGATCAAGCTGTATCAATCGCTGGCCGCAAACGGGAATCGGCCTGACAGGAGTGTGAAGCGATGA
- a CDS encoding NAD-dependent epimerase/dehydratase family protein: MNVLVTGGAGFIGSHLVEKLLACGHRTVVVDNESSGLRQHVPPDAVYHRLDICDERLPELIKREQPEVIVHLAAQSVVPVSVRDPALDARVNIQGLIALLEAARRQDVRKVIFASSAAVYGEPAQVPIVEEMAGQLLSPYAVSKFAGEGYLAAYQHLYGLAYTVFRFANVYGPRQSAKADGGVVAIFTEQIRRGRTLTIHGDGEQTRDFIYVGDVTEAIITAFDRADNTVLNLSTGVPTSINQLIDELEQVARIRVQRQYGPPRPGDIRHSCLSTEKMKRLLKWQPRYSLREGLEATWQALHS; the protein is encoded by the coding sequence ATGAATGTACTGGTTACAGGGGGAGCCGGTTTTATCGGATCCCATCTTGTTGAAAAACTGCTCGCTTGCGGTCACCGCACAGTGGTCGTCGACAACGAAAGCAGCGGCCTGCGCCAGCATGTCCCGCCGGACGCCGTCTACCACCGCCTGGACATCTGTGATGAACGGCTGCCTGAGCTGATCAAACGCGAACAGCCGGAGGTGATCGTCCATCTGGCGGCGCAAAGTGTCGTCCCGGTCTCGGTGCGCGACCCGGCCCTTGATGCGCGGGTCAACATCCAGGGGCTGATCGCGCTGCTGGAAGCGGCTCGGCGCCAAGACGTGCGCAAAGTGATTTTCGCTTCTTCCGCCGCCGTCTACGGCGAACCCGCGCAGGTGCCGATTGTGGAGGAAATGGCCGGGCAGCTGCTCTCTCCTTACGCGGTCAGCAAGTTCGCCGGGGAGGGGTACCTGGCTGCCTACCAGCATCTGTACGGCTTGGCCTATACCGTGTTTCGCTTCGCCAACGTGTACGGGCCGCGGCAGTCGGCCAAAGCGGACGGCGGCGTAGTGGCCATCTTTACCGAACAGATCCGCCGGGGGCGGACGCTCACGATCCACGGCGACGGCGAGCAGACCCGCGATTTCATCTACGTCGGCGATGTGACCGAAGCGATTATCACCGCGTTTGACCGGGCCGATAACACCGTGCTCAACCTGAGCACCGGCGTGCCCACCTCGATCAACCAGCTGATCGACGAGCTGGAACAGGTTGCGCGGATCCGCGTGCAACGGCAGTACGGACCGCCGCGTCCCGGCGACATCCGGCACAGCTGTCTGTCCACGGAAAAAATGAAGCGCCTGCTCAAGTGGCAGCCGCGCTACAGTTTGCGCGAAGGATTGGAAGCAACCTGGCAGGCACTACATTCGTAA
- a CDS encoding ferredoxin family protein: MSEQAKGQSIEEKQYLVRFKADTRSHLHVLDFDICATKCPDKICTIFCPAEVYKWEGVRMHVGYEGCHECGSCRIGCPHQNIKWEYPKGGHGIIFRLA, from the coding sequence ATGAGCGAGCAGGCAAAGGGGCAGTCGATCGAAGAAAAACAGTACCTCGTCCGCTTCAAGGCAGACACGCGCTCCCACCTCCACGTGCTGGACTTTGACATCTGCGCCACCAAATGTCCCGACAAAATCTGCACGATCTTCTGCCCGGCGGAAGTGTACAAGTGGGAAGGCGTCCGCATGCACGTCGGGTATGAAGGCTGCCACGAATGCGGGAGCTGTCGGATCGGCTGTCCGCATCAAAATATCAAGTGGGAGTATCCGAAAGGTGGTCACGGGATCATCTTTCGCTTGGCGTAG
- a CDS encoding FAD-dependent oxidoreductase, with protein sequence MAEKFEVIVVGAGPAGTACAYTLAKAGIQVLLIERGEYPGSKNVMGGVLYRKMMEDLIPGFYKEAPVERPIVEQRFMMLDKESALTFSYKGLEWGREPYNNFTVLRAKFDQWFADKAVEAGALLINETVVLECIVENGKVVGVRTDRPDGEVYADVVVLADGVNSLLAKSLGFHKEFRPDEVALAVMEVLKLDKNVIEDRFNLEPNQGCTIEMFGDATKGILGTAWLYTNKESLNIGVGTMLSGLIKHKLKPYELLEYVKQHPLIRPYLQGSEPQEYLAHLIPEGGYRSMPKIVGDGVLVVGDAAQLVNAIHREGSNMAMTSGVLAAETIIAAKAAGDFSEKTLDSYRVRLMDSFVGQDLLKYKDATHHFEKFPQYFEQYIPLMNRAASEMFTVDGTPKREKQKKIWRAIGSPGQKWRIARDLYHAWKVMK encoded by the coding sequence ATGGCGGAAAAGTTTGAGGTAATCGTGGTCGGGGCCGGGCCCGCCGGCACCGCTTGCGCGTATACGTTGGCCAAGGCGGGCATCCAGGTGCTGCTGATCGAGCGCGGCGAGTACCCCGGCTCGAAAAATGTGATGGGCGGCGTGTTGTACCGCAAGATGATGGAAGATTTGATCCCCGGCTTTTACAAAGAAGCGCCGGTGGAGCGGCCGATTGTGGAACAGCGGTTTATGATGCTGGACAAAGAATCGGCGCTCACGTTCAGTTACAAGGGGCTGGAGTGGGGCCGGGAACCGTACAACAACTTCACGGTTCTCCGCGCCAAGTTTGACCAGTGGTTCGCTGACAAGGCGGTGGAGGCGGGCGCCCTGTTGATCAACGAGACGGTCGTGCTGGAGTGTATCGTCGAGAACGGCAAAGTGGTCGGCGTGCGGACGGACCGACCGGACGGCGAAGTGTACGCCGACGTGGTGGTACTGGCGGACGGCGTCAATTCGCTGCTCGCAAAATCGCTCGGCTTCCACAAAGAGTTCCGTCCGGACGAAGTGGCGCTGGCCGTGATGGAAGTGCTGAAGCTGGACAAAAACGTGATCGAAGACCGCTTTAACCTGGAGCCCAACCAGGGCTGCACGATCGAGATGTTCGGCGACGCGACGAAAGGCATCCTCGGCACAGCGTGGCTTTACACCAACAAGGAGAGCCTGAACATCGGCGTCGGAACGATGCTGTCGGGGCTGATCAAGCACAAGCTGAAACCGTACGAGCTGTTGGAATACGTCAAGCAGCATCCGCTGATTCGCCCCTATCTGCAGGGCAGCGAACCGCAAGAATACTTGGCTCACCTGATTCCCGAGGGTGGGTACCGCTCGATGCCGAAAATCGTCGGCGATGGCGTGTTGGTTGTGGGCGACGCCGCCCAGCTGGTCAATGCGATTCACCGCGAAGGGTCCAACATGGCGATGACCTCGGGGGTGCTGGCGGCGGAAACGATCATCGCGGCCAAGGCGGCCGGCGATTTTTCCGAAAAAACACTGGACAGCTACCGCGTCCGCTTGATGGACAGCTTCGTCGGGCAGGACCTGCTCAAATACAAAGACGCCACGCACCATTTTGAAAAGTTTCCGCAATATTTTGAACAGTATATCCCGCTGATGAACCGGGCCGCCAGCGAGATGTTTACCGTAGACGGCACGCCCAAGCGGGAAAAACAGAAAAAAATCTGGCGTGCGATCGGGTCCCCCGGACAAAAGTGGCGGATTGCCCGCGATCTGTACCACGCATGGAAGGTGATGAAGTGA
- a CDS encoding electron transfer flavoprotein subunit alpha/FixB family protein: MNLAEYQGVWVFLEQKDGAIVPVSLELLGAGRALADKRGVPLAGLLIGDQVKPLAQQAIHYGADLVYVYDHPVFRDYRTESYMKAVIDCCQKYKPEIFLYGATSTGKDLASAVATDLATGLTADTTMLDVDPESGLLQASRPAFGGNIMATILCKKHRPQMATVRPKVMKALEPDLTRSGTIVEESAQVREEELRTKVLKIVRDAQRTIRLDEADVIVAGGKGLGSKEGFQLIHRFAETIGATVGASRDAVEAGWIDHQHQVGQTGVTVTPKIYFAIGISGAIQHLVGMQNSGLIIAINKDPQAAIFQHCHYGIVGDAFEIVPLLIEAFQKAVHGEVQYGGKV; encoded by the coding sequence ATGAATCTGGCAGAATACCAAGGGGTCTGGGTCTTTCTGGAACAAAAGGATGGGGCGATCGTCCCGGTTTCGCTGGAATTGCTGGGCGCCGGGCGGGCGCTGGCCGACAAGCGGGGCGTGCCGCTGGCCGGGCTGTTAATCGGCGATCAGGTAAAACCGCTTGCCCAGCAGGCGATCCACTACGGGGCTGATCTCGTCTACGTTTACGATCATCCCGTCTTTCGCGACTACCGGACGGAATCGTACATGAAAGCGGTGATCGACTGCTGCCAAAAATACAAACCGGAAATCTTTCTCTACGGCGCCACCTCGACGGGCAAAGATTTGGCCAGCGCAGTCGCCACCGATCTCGCTACGGGATTGACGGCCGATACGACGATGCTGGACGTCGATCCGGAGAGCGGTTTGCTGCAAGCCAGCCGTCCGGCGTTTGGCGGCAACATCATGGCCACGATTCTCTGCAAGAAACACCGTCCGCAGATGGCCACCGTTCGGCCGAAGGTGATGAAGGCGCTTGAACCGGATCTGACGCGCAGCGGCACGATCGTTGAGGAAAGCGCGCAGGTCAGGGAGGAAGAGCTGCGCACCAAGGTGCTGAAAATTGTCCGCGACGCGCAGCGAACGATCCGCCTCGACGAAGCCGACGTCATCGTTGCCGGGGGAAAAGGGCTGGGCAGCAAGGAAGGGTTTCAGCTGATCCACCGCTTTGCCGAGACGATTGGCGCAACCGTCGGCGCCAGCCGCGACGCCGTGGAGGCAGGCTGGATCGATCATCAGCATCAAGTGGGGCAGACCGGCGTGACTGTTACGCCCAAGATTTACTTTGCGATCGGCATTTCCGGGGCGATTCAGCATCTCGTCGGCATGCAGAACTCCGGGCTGATCATCGCCATCAACAAAGATCCCCAGGCGGCCATTTTTCAGCACTGTCACTACGGCATCGTCGGCGACGCATTTGAGATTGTGCCGCTGTTGATCGAAGCGTTTCAAAAAGCCGTACACGGAGAGGTGCAATATGGCGGAAAAGTTTGA
- a CDS encoding electron transfer flavoprotein subunit beta/FixA family protein encodes MLHIVACIKQVPDTKVIKMNPKTNTMDRSSAPAILNPYDAHAVEEAVRLKRRYGGIVSVLTMGPPPAVKAIRKCVEIGADEGYMISDRAFAGADTLATSYALTKALQKIAKIRPIDLIICGKMTIDGDTGQVGPGIARRLDIPPLTNVKAVVEVNKEKGYALIHRKREDGYEVVQSTLPCLFSVEKEINEVPYAPLPNVLRAARYQPIIWSVDDLEDVDRSQLGLKGSPTIVAKVWPPEKPKGGEMLQGGPREQVEQLMKILLAKKELFRIKEVRS; translated from the coding sequence ATGCTGCACATTGTCGCTTGTATCAAGCAGGTGCCCGACACCAAGGTGATCAAGATGAACCCGAAAACCAATACGATGGATCGGTCCAGCGCACCCGCGATATTGAATCCCTATGACGCCCATGCGGTGGAGGAAGCGGTGCGCCTGAAGCGGCGGTACGGTGGAATCGTCTCGGTTCTGACCATGGGGCCGCCGCCTGCGGTCAAGGCGATCCGCAAGTGTGTGGAGATTGGCGCGGACGAAGGGTACATGATCAGCGATCGCGCGTTTGCCGGAGCGGATACCCTGGCCACCAGCTATGCGCTGACCAAGGCGCTGCAAAAAATCGCGAAAATTCGTCCCATCGATCTCATCATCTGCGGCAAAATGACGATTGACGGCGACACCGGACAAGTCGGCCCGGGCATCGCCCGCCGATTGGACATTCCCCCGCTCACCAATGTGAAGGCGGTCGTGGAAGTGAACAAGGAAAAAGGGTACGCCTTGATCCACCGCAAGCGGGAAGACGGCTATGAGGTGGTGCAGTCGACGCTCCCCTGTCTGTTTTCCGTGGAAAAAGAGATCAACGAAGTGCCCTACGCGCCGCTCCCCAATGTGCTGCGAGCCGCCCGTTATCAGCCGATCATCTGGTCGGTCGACGATTTGGAAGACGTCGACCGCAGCCAGCTTGGGCTAAAGGGCTCGCCTACGATCGTCGCCAAGGTATGGCCGCCGGAAAAACCAAAAGGGGGGGAAATGCTGCAGGGCGGGCCGCGCGAGCAGGTGGAGCAGTTGATGAAGATCCTGCTGGCGAAAAAAGAACTGTTCCGGATAAAGGAGGTTCGCTCATGA